GATTCGGCCGTGCCGCGCACGACAGGCGCATAGCCGCGCAGCGATTCCGGCAGCATGCGGTCGTCGGTGGCAATCTGCGCGCCGCGAAACGCGACGCTGTTGAACACGTCGCCGGTGGTAAAGGCTTCGCCCAACACGACCTGCGAGCGCAGCTTCGTCACGTCGTGCTGAAGATAGGTCGCAATGTCGTCGAACTGGGTAGTCTGTCCCGTCATCGCCGTTACGGATGACTGATGCCGGAAATGCCAGCCGCCCACATTCACGCCGGCATTCAGTCCGACATAGCCCTGCGTCGTGCGCGCGCCGTTGTTGCTCGACTGATAGACGTTAGCGTTGTAGCTGAGGAAACCGGCATTCACGCCGTTCTCCCACAGCTCGGGCGGCACGTAGCCGCGCGCCCTGTTGCGCATGTACTTCTGCGGGATCGTGAGCGCGAGCTTCTGCTCGGAAAAGTCGAAATCGACCGTGGCTTGCGGCACGACGGCGTTCACGTCGACACATTCGTTCGCGGCCGGCGGCGTCGCGCTATCTTTCGTCACAACGATGCGCGAGAAATCGACGCCCCACTTTTCCAGCATCATGCGCGTCAAGCAAGCGCGCGCACTCTGACCTTCGCCCGCCGGCACGAAGCGTACGTTCTCACGCGCCGTGCGCGCGTCGTTGATCCAGACGTCGACGTAATAGCTGCCCGCCGCAATCACGTTGCCGCGCGAAAAGCGCGAAACATCGACCTTCGAGCCCGATTGAAGGAACGTCGAGTCGAATTCGACGGGATTCGCCGGATCGGCCGCCATCGCGCGGTCGGCATACAGCCCGGCGATGATCGCGAACACGGGCGGAACCAGTGCGGCAACAGGGCGCAACGTCCGTGGACCGGTCATCGGCAAATCGGGGTGGCGAAAGCATGTCATGTCGGGAAACTCATCGCGTGCACGAAGCTCGCGGCATGTATGTCGGTTTGACGAAAGCGAAGTCCTGCATGGCACGATCGCCCCCCCGCGGATAGCCGCTTCAACGAAAATGCGCGGCACACGCGCGCAACGACCCACCGTGCGCGAAAGCGCACGTCCTCACGTTCGATAGACCGGAAATAGAACGCGGCCGAAACGGCCGCACATGGCGCTACAGCAAGCTGCTCACGGACTGATGACCGCGTCGCCCTCGATCGCACCGCCAAAGTCGTTGATGGCGATGTAGTGAATCTGGCCCGACTGAACCCCTTCCATCTTCGGGATGGCAAAGGTCTCCCTACCGTGCGGCACGACCATGCCGCCCGCGTCGTACTCGTAGCGATGGCCGTTTGCCGTCACCGTGATCTTGCTGAACGACACGTGGTAGGCCGTCGGATTCGACAGGAGGAGTGCTTGCCCCTTGCCCTCGTCGGCCGGCACGACTTTCCATTCGATCTGACGCGGCGCGTCGTCCGGCGTATCCGGCAATGTCGGCGGACGCGCGAAGAGCTTGATTCGCGTGCGGTAGGCGAGTTGCAGCGTGTTGACATCCGGCTTTGGCACGGCCTTCGGCGGAATATCGAGCACGTTGAGCCAGAAGACCGATTCCCGGTCCTGCGGCAGCGCATCGCCGCTGTAGATAATGCGCAAGGTCTGCGACCGGCCCGCGTTCATGCGGAAAATGGGCGGCGTGATCACGAACGGCGTCTTGCTGTCGTCGATCTTCGCGTTGCTGTCGCCGCTGTCGAGCCATACCTGGACCAGCGACGGATTGCGACTGTCGTTGGTCAGCTTGACTGTCACTTCCCGCTGATCGAGCGGATAGACAACGCGTGTGCCGCCAATCGTCACGCTAGCGTGCGCGGCGCCCGCGGCCATGACGGCCGCCAGCAGAACGGTCTGCCATCGGCAGTTCAGTCTCCGTTTCATCAACATGTCGCGCGTGCTCCGTGCAATGCGAAAAGATCGGGGCATGCACGCAAGCGCACGCCCCACTTCAATTGGTTACTGATACTGCATCGTGTATTGAATCGACGTGTTCACGTTACCCGGCTGCGCTTTGCCC
The Paraburkholderia hospita DNA segment above includes these coding regions:
- a CDS encoding fimbria/pilus periplasmic chaperone, whose translation is MLMKRRLNCRWQTVLLAAVMAAGAAHASVTIGGTRVVYPLDQREVTVKLTNDSRNPSLVQVWLDSGDSNAKIDDSKTPFVITPPIFRMNAGRSQTLRIIYSGDALPQDRESVFWLNVLDIPPKAVPKPDVNTLQLAYRTRIKLFARPPTLPDTPDDAPRQIEWKVVPADEGKGQALLLSNPTAYHVSFSKITVTANGHRYEYDAGGMVVPHGRETFAIPKMEGVQSGQIHYIAINDFGGAIEGDAVISP